In a single window of the Dama dama isolate Ldn47 chromosome 33, ASM3311817v1, whole genome shotgun sequence genome:
- the LOC133051170 gene encoding guanine nucleotide-binding protein G(I)/G(S)/G(O) subunit gamma-5-like, with product MSGSSRVAAMKKVVQQLRLEAGLNQVKVSQAAADLKQLCLQNAQHDPLLTGVSSSTNPFRPQKVCSFL from the coding sequence ATGTCTGGTTCATCCAGAGTCGCGGCTATGAAAAAAGTGGTTCAACAGCTCCGGCTGGAGGCCGGGCTCAATCAGGTGAAGGTTTCCCAGGCAGCTGCAGATTTGAAACAGCTCTGTCTGCAGAATGCTCAGCATGACCCTCTGCTGACTGGAGTATCTTCAAGTACAAATCCCTTCAGGCCCCAGAAAGTCTGTTCCTTTTTGTAG